Proteins from a single region of Ensifer adhaerens:
- a CDS encoding SphA family protein — protein sequence MSYAKRLLCASALAAGLSTVIVPSTANAAENGAGFYLLGARGPLAGLLAPPGTYFQNDNYFYVGELKGNKQLPLGGQIVGEVDARLVGVFGTGLWVMPEEVLGGNLGFTAIVPFGGPSVDATLSAPRAGRSASASDEVFTIGDPVLGATLGWHEGDFHWTANATVNVPIGDYRKGELANISFNRWAGDFTLAGTWFNPETGFDLSGAAGFTFNGENPATDYRTGTEFHAEWAVTRHFGQEFSAGLAGYFYQQVTGDSGPGAALGDFKGRIAAIGGTVGYNFKAAETPVSLTLKVFQEFGAKNRPEGTAGFVTIAFPIGTPPAQVK from the coding sequence ATGAGCTACGCGAAAAGGCTGCTTTGCGCGTCGGCACTTGCCGCCGGCCTGTCGACCGTGATCGTGCCTTCGACGGCGAACGCGGCTGAAAACGGTGCCGGCTTCTATCTGCTCGGTGCCCGCGGCCCCTTGGCCGGCCTGCTGGCGCCGCCCGGAACCTATTTTCAGAACGACAACTACTTCTACGTGGGTGAACTCAAGGGCAACAAGCAGCTTCCTCTCGGCGGCCAAATCGTCGGCGAAGTCGACGCGAGGCTCGTCGGCGTCTTCGGCACCGGTCTCTGGGTCATGCCCGAGGAGGTGCTTGGCGGCAATCTCGGCTTTACCGCGATTGTGCCCTTCGGCGGGCCCAGTGTCGATGCGACGCTTTCGGCCCCGCGTGCCGGCCGTTCGGCCTCGGCCAGCGATGAGGTCTTCACCATCGGCGACCCTGTACTTGGTGCCACGCTCGGCTGGCATGAGGGTGATTTCCACTGGACGGCGAACGCCACCGTCAACGTGCCGATCGGCGACTACCGAAAGGGCGAGCTTGCCAACATTTCCTTCAACCGCTGGGCAGGCGACTTCACCCTTGCCGGCACCTGGTTCAATCCGGAAACCGGTTTCGACCTGTCGGGTGCCGCGGGCTTCACCTTCAACGGGGAGAACCCGGCGACCGATTATCGCACGGGTACGGAATTCCACGCGGAATGGGCGGTTACCAGGCACTTCGGCCAGGAATTTTCTGCCGGTCTTGCGGGCTATTTCTACCAGCAGGTGACGGGAGACAGCGGTCCGGGCGCAGCGCTCGGCGACTTCAAGGGCCGCATTGCCGCGATAGGCGGCACCGTCGGTTACAATTTCAAGGCGGCCGAAACGCCGGTTTCGCTGACCTTGAAGGTCTTCCAGGAATTCGGCGCCAAGAACCGGCCGGAGGGTACGGCGGGCTTCGTCACCATCGCCTTCCCGATCGGCACGCCGCCGGCGCAAGTGAAATAG